Proteins from one Longimicrobium sp. genomic window:
- a CDS encoding DUF3037 domain-containing protein, producing the protein MSAEGWISYNFAVVRVVPRVHLGTFVNVGVLVHARTAGFLGIRILTDPADLAPLFPSTDTELLSRYLRSLRGICEGAPEYGPVALVPPSERFHWLTALRSDIIQSSPIHGGLCDDPERVLEELYAEFVGPSPPLVPRCPLSR; encoded by the coding sequence ATGAGCGCGGAGGGTTGGATCTCGTACAACTTCGCCGTCGTGCGCGTGGTGCCGCGCGTGCACCTGGGCACGTTCGTAAACGTCGGCGTCCTCGTCCACGCGCGCACCGCCGGCTTCCTCGGCATCCGCATCCTCACCGACCCCGCCGACCTCGCGCCCCTGTTTCCGAGCACCGACACCGAGCTCCTCTCGCGCTACCTGCGCTCCCTGCGCGGCATCTGCGAAGGCGCGCCGGAGTACGGCCCCGTCGCCCTGGTACCGCCCTCCGAGCGCTTCCACTGGCTCACCGCCCTCCGTTCCGACATCATCCAGAGCTCCCCCATCCACGGCGGCCTGTGCGACGATCCGGAGCGCGTGCTGGAGGAGCTGTACGCGGAGTTCGTGGGGCCCTCACCCCCGCTCGTTCCTCGCTGCCCCCTCTCCCGATAA